From Streptomyces griseorubiginosus, one genomic window encodes:
- a CDS encoding HAMP domain-containing sensor histidine kinase — MRTRGLRGLRARLVVAFGLVAAVAAVTTGALTFREARTGVLQQSQDATIRQLRAQLNQHAAELALPPEQSALRKFARDTAATESQGSWRVLVTYGDLTGSSAAGDAFTEVTPALREAVASSRATVFQRVRHDGRTSLVVGMSILFGGQGVDDTATGVRVFLVVPQTTEQAYVDALVTAAERAMVAALALAVVLALLAARGVLVPVRKLRHATRRIAEGRLDTRLAVNGSDELADLSHTFNETAAALETSVAELREMEARARRFAADVSHELRTPLAAMSAVTDVLDEDAARLDPDTATAVRLISEETVKLARLVDDLMEVSRFDAGAAVLHLDEIDLAESIRRTLAARGWTDTVETELPPPHAVRARVDPRRVDVVVANLVGNALKHGARPVRVRLSGDDTVAVIEVRDSGPGIPPDVLPHVFERFYKSDSARIRSEGSGLGLSITAENVRLHGGTVRAADHPAGGAVFTVELPLRREESTEEYRS, encoded by the coding sequence GTGAGAACGCGCGGGCTGCGCGGCCTCCGGGCCCGCCTGGTGGTGGCCTTCGGGCTGGTCGCCGCCGTCGCCGCCGTCACGACCGGTGCCCTCACCTTCCGGGAGGCCCGCACCGGAGTGCTCCAGCAGAGCCAGGACGCCACCATCAGACAACTGCGGGCCCAGCTCAACCAGCACGCCGCCGAACTCGCCCTTCCCCCAGAGCAGTCGGCGCTGCGGAAGTTCGCGCGGGACACGGCGGCCACCGAGTCGCAGGGCAGCTGGCGGGTCCTGGTGACGTACGGGGACCTGACCGGCTCCTCCGCCGCCGGCGACGCCTTCACCGAGGTGACACCCGCCCTGCGCGAGGCCGTCGCCTCCAGCCGGGCCACCGTCTTCCAGCGGGTGCGCCACGACGGACGCACCTCCCTCGTCGTCGGCATGTCGATCCTCTTCGGCGGTCAGGGCGTCGACGACACGGCCACCGGGGTCCGGGTCTTCCTGGTGGTCCCGCAGACCACGGAACAGGCCTACGTCGACGCCCTGGTGACCGCCGCCGAGCGGGCCATGGTGGCCGCCCTGGCGCTCGCCGTGGTGCTCGCCCTCCTCGCCGCGCGCGGGGTGCTGGTCCCGGTGCGGAAGCTGCGGCACGCCACCCGCCGGATCGCCGAAGGGCGCCTGGACACCCGGCTCGCGGTCAACGGCTCCGACGAACTCGCCGATCTGTCCCACACGTTCAACGAGACGGCCGCCGCACTGGAGACGTCGGTGGCCGAGCTGCGCGAGATGGAGGCCCGGGCCCGACGTTTCGCCGCCGACGTCTCGCACGAACTGCGCACCCCGCTCGCCGCGATGTCCGCGGTCACCGACGTCCTCGACGAGGACGCCGCCCGACTGGATCCGGACACCGCCACCGCGGTCCGGCTGATCAGCGAGGAGACCGTCAAACTCGCCCGACTCGTGGACGACTTGATGGAGGTCTCCCGCTTCGACGCGGGCGCCGCGGTGCTGCACCTGGACGAGATCGACCTCGCCGAGTCGATCCGGCGCACCCTCGCCGCCCGCGGCTGGACGGACACCGTGGAGACCGAACTGCCCCCGCCGCACGCGGTCCGCGCACGCGTCGACCCGCGCCGCGTCGACGTGGTCGTCGCCAACCTGGTCGGCAACGCCCTCAAGCACGGCGCCCGTCCGGTGCGGGTGCGCCTGAGCGGGGACGACACGGTGGCCGTCATCGAGGTCAGGGACAGCGGGCCCGGCATCCCGCCCGACGTCCTGCCCCATGTCTTCGAGCGGTTCTACAAGTCCGACAGCGCCCGGATCCGCTCTGAGGGCAGCGGCCTCGGCCTGTCCATCACCGCCGAGAACGTCCGCCTCCACGGCGGTACCGTGCGCGCCGCCGACCACCCGGCGGGCGGCGCCGTGTTCACCGTGGAACTTCCGCTGCGGCGGGAGGAGTCGACCGAGGAGTACCGGTCATGA
- a CDS encoding amidohydrolase encodes MTNVDVHQHLWSPSLVAALRSRREPPCLDGWTLYLDGEPPYDLPPADHDVTRRAELAATDGLGLALVSLSAPIGVEWLPAAEARPLLDAYHEGAAALPEPFGAWAAAGVRDIDARATADALDQGFVGLQLPANALVDAEGYARCAPLLELLEERDLPLFVHPGPAAGGAEGPGWWPAMVPYVQQMHAAWFAFRAFGRPRHPRLRVCFALLAGLAPLHGERFAARGDGGSEPDPLVFVETSSYGPRAVESVVRALGVDAVVQGSDRPYAEPPQHPGHGLGGAAAYAFRIANPRRLLTGKE; translated from the coding sequence ATGACCAATGTCGACGTGCACCAGCATCTGTGGAGCCCCTCGCTGGTGGCGGCCTTGAGGTCACGCCGCGAACCGCCGTGTCTCGACGGCTGGACCCTGTATCTGGACGGCGAGCCGCCCTACGACCTCCCGCCCGCCGACCACGACGTGACCCGGCGCGCGGAACTCGCCGCCACCGACGGCCTCGGCCTGGCCCTCGTCTCGCTGTCCGCGCCGATCGGCGTGGAGTGGCTGCCCGCGGCCGAGGCCCGGCCCCTGCTGGACGCCTACCACGAGGGCGCTGCCGCGCTGCCCGAGCCGTTCGGGGCGTGGGCGGCCGCCGGTGTGCGCGACATCGATGCCAGGGCGACGGCCGACGCCCTGGACCAGGGGTTCGTCGGGCTCCAGCTGCCCGCCAACGCCCTGGTGGACGCCGAGGGTTATGCCCGGTGCGCCCCGTTGCTCGAGCTGCTGGAAGAGCGCGACCTGCCGCTGTTCGTCCACCCGGGACCCGCGGCCGGCGGCGCCGAGGGGCCCGGCTGGTGGCCCGCGATGGTCCCCTACGTCCAGCAGATGCACGCCGCCTGGTTCGCCTTCCGCGCCTTCGGCCGGCCCCGCCACCCACGGCTGCGGGTCTGCTTCGCGCTGCTGGCCGGGCTCGCCCCGCTGCACGGCGAGCGGTTCGCCGCCCGCGGTGACGGCGGGAGCGAGCCGGACCCGCTGGTCTTCGTCGAGACGTCCTCCTACGGTCCTCGCGCGGTCGAGTCCGTCGTCCGGGCCCTCGGCGTGGACGCCGTGGTCCAGGGCTCGGACCGGCCGTACGCGGAACCGCCGCAGCACCCCGGGCACGGGCTCGGCGGAGCGGCGGCGTACGCCTTCCGGATCGCCAACCCGCGCAGACTGCTCACCGGGAAGGAATGA
- a CDS encoding response regulator transcription factor, with amino-acid sequence MSRVLLIEDDPAVREGVALALRRQGHEVAAAATGEEGLDRLRSFRPDIVVLDLMLPGMTGLEVCRTVRTLDQTLPIIMATARGDEVDIVVGLEAGADDYVVKPVLARVLDARIRAVLRRAAGAAPGAEGLPKIDTYGELAVDRAGLTVVLHGEPIALAPSELRLLLTLTASPGQVFSRQQLLEAVWEHDYHGDARLVDACVKRLRTKMSEPPRAPRYIHTVRGFGYRFAAP; translated from the coding sequence ATGTCACGTGTACTGCTGATCGAAGACGACCCCGCCGTCCGGGAGGGCGTCGCTCTGGCCCTGCGCAGACAGGGACATGAGGTCGCCGCCGCCGCGACCGGCGAGGAGGGGCTGGACCGGCTGCGGTCCTTCCGGCCCGACATCGTCGTCCTCGATCTGATGCTGCCCGGCATGACCGGCCTGGAGGTGTGCCGCACCGTACGGACCCTCGACCAGACCCTGCCGATCATCATGGCGACGGCCCGGGGTGACGAAGTGGACATCGTTGTCGGTCTGGAGGCCGGCGCCGACGACTACGTCGTCAAACCCGTACTGGCCCGGGTGCTCGACGCGCGCATACGTGCCGTGCTGCGCCGGGCGGCCGGGGCCGCACCGGGAGCCGAGGGCCTGCCGAAGATCGACACCTACGGTGAACTGGCCGTCGACCGTGCCGGTCTGACCGTCGTGCTGCACGGCGAGCCGATCGCCCTCGCCCCCTCCGAGCTGCGACTCCTGCTCACCCTGACGGCCTCGCCGGGCCAGGTGTTCAGCCGTCAGCAACTCCTGGAGGCGGTCTGGGAGCACGACTACCACGGGGACGCCCGCCTGGTGGACGCGTGCGTCAAGCGCCTGCGCACCAAGATGTCCGAGCCGCCCCGCGCACCCCGCTACATCCACACCGTGCGCGGGTTCGGCTACCGATTCGCGGCGCCGTGA
- a CDS encoding metal ABC transporter permease: protein MSVWHQLFDFENYGELLVLVRNSLIVGAALGLVGGLAGVFVAMRDLPFAVHGISELSFAGASAALLLGTNIVAGSITGSLLAAGAIGVLGTRARDRNSVIGILMPFGLGLGVLFLALYKGRAANKFGLLTGQIVAVDTPQTTWLLITSAVVLIALAVMWRPLAFASADPDVAEARGVPVRGLSFAFMIVLGLAVALSVQVVGALLVLSLLITPAAAAARVTASPVLLPLLSVVFATASIEGGILLALGSSIPISPYVTTVSFVFYVGCGAVGRYRTRRRGARRTVPAPA from the coding sequence ATGAGCGTCTGGCACCAGCTGTTCGACTTCGAGAACTATGGCGAACTCCTCGTCCTGGTCCGCAACTCGCTCATCGTCGGAGCAGCCCTCGGTCTGGTCGGCGGACTCGCCGGGGTCTTCGTCGCCATGCGCGACCTGCCCTTCGCGGTGCACGGCATCAGCGAGCTGTCCTTCGCGGGCGCCTCCGCGGCGCTGCTGCTGGGCACGAACATCGTGGCGGGCTCGATCACCGGCTCCCTGCTCGCGGCCGGCGCGATCGGCGTGCTCGGCACACGCGCGCGGGACCGCAACTCGGTGATCGGCATCCTGATGCCGTTCGGACTGGGCCTGGGCGTGCTCTTCCTCGCCCTCTACAAGGGACGGGCGGCCAACAAGTTCGGCCTGCTCACCGGCCAGATCGTCGCCGTGGACACCCCGCAGACGACCTGGCTGCTGATCACGTCCGCGGTGGTGCTGATCGCCCTCGCGGTGATGTGGCGCCCGCTGGCCTTCGCCAGCGCCGATCCCGACGTCGCCGAGGCCCGCGGAGTGCCGGTGCGCGGTCTCTCCTTCGCCTTCATGATCGTGCTCGGCCTGGCGGTCGCCCTGTCCGTGCAGGTGGTGGGCGCCCTGCTGGTCCTCTCCCTCCTGATCACCCCGGCCGCGGCCGCCGCCCGCGTCACCGCGTCCCCGGTGCTGCTGCCGCTGCTCAGCGTGGTCTTCGCGACGGCCTCGATCGAGGGCGGCATCCTGCTGGCCCTGGGCAGCAGCATCCCGATCAGCCCCTACGTCACCACGGTCTCGTTCGTCTTCTACGTCGGCTGCGGCGCGGTCGGCCGGTACCGGACCCGGCGCCGGGGTGCGCGGCGAACGGTTCCGGCACCGGCCTGA
- a CDS encoding AraC family transcriptional regulator — MTTHVDLALELPPQVENAGVGVHGFAGPHEVFRLPRLWQLHLYGYSGTLGLGGSRHPIRPGHVSLVPPDTEVHFHYDTARCEHLYAHFRLPGEGERRRVPVMQDAGAEAGVLSGLLRQTVAANAQSKTRAAAELWTVLWRTTGLTAAESRPGARHPALRTAVAHIEEHLAGPLTVPGIARAAGVSHTHLTRLFREDTGLTVVAYIRRRRMDRARHLLVASTLAIPAIAATVGIPDLQAFNKACRKELGASPRTVRNGQRLS, encoded by the coding sequence ATGACCACACACGTCGACCTGGCCCTGGAGCTGCCGCCCCAGGTGGAGAACGCGGGCGTCGGCGTGCACGGCTTCGCGGGCCCGCACGAGGTGTTCCGGCTGCCACGGCTGTGGCAGCTCCATCTCTACGGCTACTCCGGCACCCTCGGTCTCGGCGGCTCCCGGCACCCCATCCGCCCCGGCCATGTGAGCCTCGTCCCGCCGGACACCGAGGTCCACTTCCACTACGACACCGCGCGCTGCGAGCACCTGTACGCCCACTTCCGGCTGCCCGGCGAGGGCGAGCGGCGCCGGGTCCCGGTGATGCAGGACGCCGGTGCCGAGGCGGGGGTGCTGAGCGGACTGCTGCGGCAGACGGTCGCGGCGAACGCGCAGTCGAAGACCCGGGCCGCCGCCGAGCTGTGGACCGTGCTGTGGCGCACCACCGGCCTGACAGCCGCCGAGAGCCGCCCCGGCGCCCGGCACCCCGCCCTGCGCACGGCCGTCGCCCATATCGAGGAGCACCTGGCGGGCCCCCTGACCGTCCCCGGCATCGCCCGTGCCGCGGGCGTCTCGCACACCCACCTGACCCGGCTGTTCCGCGAGGACACCGGCCTCACCGTCGTCGCCTACATCCGGCGCCGCCGCATGGACCGGGCCCGGCATCTGCTGGTCGCCTCGACGCTGGCCATCCCGGCGATCGCGGCCACGGTCGGCATCCCCGACCTCCAGGCGTTCAACAAGGCGTGCCGCAAGGAGCTGGGGGCGTCGCCGCGCACGGTGCGGAACGGGCAGCGCCTCTCCTAG
- a CDS encoding metal ABC transporter ATP-binding protein, with translation MSSVISLRGAALSYGPRTVWRDLELDVRPGEFLAVLGPNGAGKTSFVRALLGRQPLSAGELTVLGRTAREAARHIGYVPQQATLSAQAMLRARDLVRFGIDGHRFGPRLRTAAVRKRVDEILDSVGASAYADVPVGLLSGGERQRVRIGQALATDPRILLCDEPLLSLDLHHQRAVTELVDARRRSHGTAVVFVTHEINPVLDLVDRVLYLAPGGHRVGTPDEVLTSASLSRLYGTRVDVVQVQGRIVVVGALDEHAHHLPEEVRP, from the coding sequence GTGAGCTCCGTCATCAGCCTGCGCGGGGCCGCGCTCTCCTACGGCCCGCGCACGGTCTGGCGCGACCTCGAACTCGACGTGCGGCCAGGGGAGTTCCTCGCGGTGCTGGGCCCGAACGGAGCGGGCAAGACCAGCTTCGTGCGGGCCCTGCTCGGCCGGCAGCCGCTGTCCGCCGGGGAGTTGACGGTCCTCGGCCGCACTGCCCGGGAGGCCGCGCGGCACATCGGTTACGTCCCCCAGCAGGCCACCCTGTCGGCGCAGGCGATGCTCCGCGCCCGGGACCTCGTGCGGTTCGGCATCGACGGCCACCGCTTCGGACCGCGTCTGCGAACGGCCGCCGTGCGCAAGCGCGTTGACGAGATCCTCGACTCCGTGGGCGCCTCGGCCTACGCCGACGTACCCGTCGGCCTGCTCTCGGGCGGTGAGCGTCAACGCGTCCGCATCGGGCAGGCGCTCGCGACCGACCCCCGCATCCTGCTGTGCGACGAGCCGTTGCTCTCCCTGGACCTGCACCACCAGCGCGCGGTCACCGAGTTGGTGGACGCCCGCCGCCGTTCCCACGGCACGGCGGTGGTGTTCGTGACGCACGAGATCAACCCGGTGCTCGACCTGGTGGACCGGGTGCTGTACCTGGCACCGGGCGGCCACCGGGTCGGCACCCCCGACGAGGTCCTCACCTCCGCGTCCCTGTCCCGGCTGTACGGCACCCGGGTCGACGTCGTCCAGGTGCAGGGCCGGATCGTGGTGGTCGGCGCCCTCGACGAGCACGCGCACCACCTGCCCGAGGAGGTCCGGCCATGA
- a CDS encoding SpoIIE family protein phosphatase, translated as MTKRTPPFEDSPQMTHPRLSAGAAPFLQSETVRALSEAARAAGTGQALDELWTARRFLDGTPAAVAVLDTDLRYLYLNDTLAEFNGLPVEDHLGRPMPEVIPGSGSSAEVAREVIRTGRPQTVVFDGRVPVDPVDAPRWWLGAFHRLDGEDGQVLGVAAVVMEVTEGIRQRESLRRAQERLELLEETATRVGSTLDAAEACRALTDLLVPRFADYAAVDVLDPEGTRKAPATPVPVRLRRMAVAAAPGTPEPLTPMTRSGEVIFHQASSSMTQVLTGHKPMVLNRPDDDTVRLLAPTRQRLERYRALELHSVAYLPLMAGGEPVGAVIVGRRADSPEFTEEDVELLELLTGRAATGIGHALRYTHEHETALEMQRAFLATPHTPGPGVEIASRYLPAGRGAEVGGDWFDAVALPCGRTLLVVGDVMGHGVRAAAAMSEYRSLLRALALQGLDPDRLLTEADRTAHVLDLDRVATCVLALLDPVAGHAVLATAGHVPPLLVRPDAVPELADLPVGPPLGTGSGGYESRHCPLPPGSLLLAYTDGLVERRGEDIDRGLAALTALPIASGHPLPDILTTVLDQLAPASSEDDVTLLAARTH; from the coding sequence ATGACGAAACGGACTCCGCCCTTCGAGGACTCACCCCAGATGACCCACCCCCGTCTGTCCGCCGGTGCCGCGCCCTTCCTCCAATCGGAGACCGTCCGGGCGCTGTCGGAGGCGGCCCGGGCCGCGGGCACGGGGCAGGCGCTGGACGAGTTGTGGACGGCCCGCCGGTTCCTGGACGGGACACCGGCGGCGGTCGCCGTCCTGGACACCGACCTGCGCTATCTGTACCTCAACGACACCCTGGCGGAGTTCAACGGGCTGCCCGTCGAGGACCACCTCGGGCGTCCCATGCCGGAGGTGATCCCGGGCTCCGGGTCCTCGGCGGAGGTGGCCCGCGAGGTGATCCGCACCGGCCGTCCGCAGACCGTCGTGTTCGACGGCCGGGTGCCCGTCGACCCGGTCGACGCTCCGCGCTGGTGGCTCGGCGCGTTCCACCGGCTCGACGGCGAGGACGGCCAGGTCCTCGGGGTGGCCGCGGTCGTCATGGAGGTCACCGAGGGCATCCGGCAGCGGGAGTCGCTGCGGCGGGCCCAGGAGCGCCTGGAGCTGCTGGAGGAGACCGCGACCCGGGTCGGCAGCACGCTGGACGCGGCCGAGGCCTGCCGGGCGCTGACCGATCTGCTGGTGCCGAGGTTCGCCGACTACGCCGCCGTGGACGTCCTCGACCCGGAGGGCACGCGCAAGGCCCCGGCCACACCGGTGCCGGTGCGGCTGCGGCGCATGGCGGTGGCGGCCGCGCCCGGTACGCCCGAGCCGCTGACCCCCATGACCAGGAGCGGCGAGGTGATCTTCCACCAGGCCAGTTCCTCGATGACCCAGGTGCTGACCGGCCACAAGCCCATGGTGCTCAACCGGCCCGACGACGACACCGTGCGCCTGCTCGCCCCGACCCGGCAGCGGCTGGAGCGCTACCGGGCCCTGGAGCTGCACTCCGTGGCCTATCTGCCGCTCATGGCCGGCGGTGAACCCGTGGGCGCAGTCATCGTCGGCCGCAGGGCGGACTCCCCCGAGTTCACGGAGGAGGACGTCGAGCTGCTGGAGCTGCTGACCGGGCGGGCCGCGACGGGCATCGGCCACGCCCTGCGCTACACCCACGAACACGAGACCGCGCTGGAGATGCAGCGCGCCTTCCTGGCGACCCCGCACACCCCGGGGCCCGGTGTGGAGATCGCCAGCCGCTATCTGCCCGCCGGGCGGGGCGCCGAGGTCGGCGGGGACTGGTTCGACGCCGTCGCCCTGCCCTGCGGACGCACCCTGCTCGTGGTCGGCGATGTCATGGGGCACGGGGTGCGGGCCGCCGCGGCGATGAGCGAGTACCGCTCACTGCTGCGCGCCCTGGCCCTCCAGGGCCTCGACCCCGACCGGCTGCTCACCGAGGCGGACCGCACGGCCCACGTGCTCGACCTGGACCGGGTCGCCACCTGTGTGCTGGCCCTGCTGGACCCCGTCGCCGGGCACGCGGTCCTGGCGACGGCCGGCCATGTCCCGCCCCTGCTGGTCCGGCCGGATGCCGTCCCCGAGCTCGCGGACCTCCCCGTCGGCCCGCCGCTGGGCACCGGCTCCGGCGGGTACGAGAGCCGGCACTGCCCGCTGCCGCCGGGCTCCCTGCTGCTCGCCTACACCGACGGGCTGGTGGAGCGGCGGGGCGAGGACATAGACCGCGGTCTCGCCGCGCTCACCGCCCTGCCCATCGCCTCCGGACACCCCCTGCCGGACATCCTCACCACCGTCCTCGACCAGCTGGCCCCGGCCAGCTCGGAGGACGACGTGACCTTGCTGGCGGCCCGCACCCACTGA
- a CDS encoding DUF2201 family putative metallopeptidase — protein MSTHTTEEAVRLDRDKLFAARLHAARTRPYLATALFALHIVKSDRVPTMGVDRYWRCYVSPAFVARTPVEELAGVWVHEVSHLLRDHHGRGDRLARERGLTGVGDRLRMNIAADCEINDDVYGDGLVRPKGAVQPHKLRLPADRLMEEYVSGISLGPLTLDLSWLDCGSGADGLEREWDLGPDGADGLSEQERDLVRFRVAQGINARPGSTPKGWRRWAEEAFHPPQPWRDLLGAALRSAVSGGGAGDDYSYGRPARRSAGLPGVVLPSLRRRPPRVCVIIDTSGSVSDDELGSALLEVAAIARAVGGRRDLVHVMSCDAAAGAVRPLCRSEGIPLVGGGGTDLRTGFRKALRSHPRPDVVVALTDGGTPWPSARPACRTVVGLFSRPGVSQARRESNPEYVPKAPPAWARVVEIGSAPTAR, from the coding sequence ATGAGCACGCACACCACCGAGGAGGCGGTCCGGCTGGACCGCGACAAGCTCTTCGCCGCCCGCCTGCACGCGGCCCGGACCCGCCCCTACCTCGCCACCGCGCTGTTCGCCCTGCACATCGTCAAGTCGGATCGCGTGCCGACCATGGGCGTCGACCGGTACTGGCGCTGCTATGTCTCGCCGGCGTTCGTGGCCCGGACCCCGGTGGAGGAGCTGGCGGGCGTGTGGGTGCACGAGGTGTCGCACCTGCTGCGCGACCACCACGGGCGCGGCGACCGGCTGGCCCGGGAGCGCGGGCTGACCGGGGTGGGTGACCGGCTGCGGATGAACATCGCCGCGGACTGCGAGATCAACGACGACGTGTACGGCGACGGGCTGGTCCGGCCGAAGGGCGCCGTCCAGCCTCACAAGCTGCGGCTGCCCGCCGACCGGCTGATGGAGGAGTACGTCAGCGGGATCAGCCTCGGGCCGCTCACCCTGGACCTGTCCTGGCTGGACTGCGGCAGCGGCGCGGACGGGCTGGAGCGTGAATGGGACCTGGGGCCGGACGGCGCCGACGGGCTGAGCGAGCAGGAGCGCGACCTGGTGCGCTTCCGGGTGGCGCAGGGCATCAACGCGCGGCCCGGCAGCACCCCGAAGGGCTGGCGGCGGTGGGCGGAGGAGGCGTTCCATCCGCCGCAGCCCTGGCGGGACCTGCTGGGCGCGGCGCTGCGCTCGGCGGTCTCCGGCGGGGGCGCGGGCGACGACTACAGCTACGGCCGTCCGGCGCGCCGCTCCGCGGGCCTGCCCGGCGTGGTGCTGCCGAGTCTGCGGCGCCGGCCGCCCCGGGTGTGCGTGATCATCGACACCTCCGGCTCGGTCAGCGACGACGAACTGGGCAGCGCGCTCCTGGAGGTGGCCGCGATCGCCCGTGCCGTGGGCGGCCGCCGTGACCTGGTCCACGTGATGTCGTGCGACGCGGCGGCCGGGGCGGTGCGTCCGCTGTGCCGGTCCGAGGGCATCCCGCTGGTCGGCGGCGGGGGCACCGATCTGCGCACGGGCTTCCGGAAGGCGCTGCGTTCGCATCCCCGACCGGACGTCGTCGTGGCCCTCACCGACGGCGGGACGCCCTGGCCGAGCGCGCGGCCCGCGTGCCGTACGGTCGTCGGGCTGTTCTCCCGGCCGGGCGTGAGCCAGGCTCGACGCGAGAGCAATCCCGAGTACGTGCCGAAAGCGCCGCCGGCGTGGGCCCGCGTGGTCGAGATCGGGTCGGCGCCGACGGCCCGGTGA
- a CDS encoding phytanoyl-CoA dioxygenase family protein: MPTTPQLLNSAQVARFVAQGFLRLDGVVPAEMNAEALEAFAAGLPSVPYGTPVPKAFPEGSLARRLVELPAVAGALESLVGPGPEVDHHALHIREPREGSAQPLHADALIDLRPDAFDVQLMYYPQEVTADMGGTLVVPGTHLRRVNESDTGRYQNLRGQTRLTCPAGTVMLLHHGIWHGGRRNDSDTVRHMYKIRFNPTVPQVRLWDTADLDAPAVREELARSFPWCEQATARLEILNRVRLWRVLSGDPDFDIEHWATRIDNRPAAQRSTA, translated from the coding sequence ATGCCAACCACACCACAGCTGCTGAACTCCGCCCAGGTGGCGCGTTTCGTGGCCCAGGGCTTCCTGCGCCTGGACGGCGTCGTGCCCGCGGAGATGAACGCGGAGGCGCTCGAGGCCTTCGCCGCCGGGCTGCCCTCCGTGCCGTACGGCACGCCCGTGCCGAAGGCGTTCCCCGAGGGCTCCCTCGCTCGTCGGCTCGTCGAACTGCCCGCCGTGGCGGGTGCGTTGGAGAGCCTGGTGGGTCCGGGTCCGGAGGTCGACCACCACGCCCTGCACATCCGCGAGCCGCGCGAGGGCAGCGCGCAGCCGCTGCACGCGGATGCCCTGATCGATCTGCGGCCGGACGCGTTCGACGTCCAGCTCATGTACTACCCGCAGGAGGTCACCGCGGACATGGGCGGCACGCTCGTGGTCCCCGGCACCCATCTGCGCCGGGTCAACGAGTCCGACACGGGCCGCTACCAGAACCTGCGCGGTCAGACCCGGCTGACCTGCCCGGCCGGCACGGTGATGCTGCTGCACCACGGGATCTGGCACGGCGGGCGGCGCAACGACAGCGACACCGTCCGCCACATGTACAAGATCCGCTTCAACCCGACCGTGCCGCAGGTGCGGCTGTGGGACACCGCGGACCTGGACGCCCCGGCCGTCCGCGAGGAGCTGGCGCGCTCCTTCCCCTGGTGCGAGCAGGCCACCGCCCGGCTGGAGATCCTCAACCGGGTCCGGCTGTGGCGCGTTCTGTCCGGCGACCCCGACTTCGACATCGAGCACTGGGCCACCCGTATCGACAACCGGCCCGCCGCCCAGAGGAGCACCGCGTGA
- a CDS encoding metal ABC transporter solute-binding protein, Zn/Mn family, which yields MSTSPSRRLALLVGASVALLAGCGSSSDSGSDGSASAAPAAASKVAVVASTNVYGDIVARIGGDKVSVTSVISDPDQDPHSYEASTQNQLALSKAKVVVENGGGYDDFVDRMLKSGGNTSAEVINAVKVSGKTAPKGGELNEHVWYDFPTVAKIADRTAAALGKADPANATLYTKNADAFKADLKPLEAKEAQIKKEHAGEGIAITEPVPLYMTGASGLVDKTPAAFSEAIEEGTDVSPKVLQEALALFSGKQVEALVYNEQTSGPQTEKSEQAAKAAGIPVVPVTETLPSGENYLTWMTGNVDALANALGK from the coding sequence ATGTCCACGTCCCCGTCCCGCCGCCTCGCGCTGCTCGTCGGCGCCTCCGTCGCCCTGTTGGCCGGCTGCGGCAGCTCCTCGGACTCCGGGAGCGACGGGAGCGCGTCCGCGGCCCCGGCCGCCGCGTCCAAGGTCGCCGTCGTCGCCTCCACGAACGTCTACGGCGACATCGTCGCGCGCATAGGCGGCGACAAGGTCTCCGTGACCTCGGTCATCAGCGACCCCGACCAGGACCCGCACTCCTACGAGGCCAGCACCCAGAACCAGCTGGCCCTGTCGAAGGCGAAGGTCGTCGTCGAGAACGGCGGCGGCTACGACGACTTCGTGGACCGCATGCTCAAGAGCGGCGGCAATACCTCCGCCGAGGTGATCAACGCGGTGAAGGTCTCCGGCAAGACAGCCCCCAAGGGCGGCGAGCTCAACGAGCACGTCTGGTACGACTTCCCGACGGTCGCGAAGATCGCCGACCGCACAGCCGCCGCCCTCGGCAAGGCCGACCCCGCGAACGCCACCCTGTACACGAAGAACGCCGACGCCTTCAAGGCGGACCTGAAGCCGCTGGAGGCCAAGGAAGCGCAGATCAAGAAGGAGCACGCCGGAGAGGGGATCGCCATCACCGAGCCGGTGCCGCTGTACATGACCGGGGCGAGCGGCCTGGTCGACAAGACGCCCGCCGCGTTCAGCGAGGCCATCGAGGAGGGCACCGACGTCTCCCCCAAGGTCCTCCAGGAGGCGCTCGCTTTGTTCTCCGGCAAGCAGGTCGAGGCGCTGGTCTACAACGAGCAGACCTCCGGCCCGCAGACCGAGAAGTCCGAGCAGGCCGCCAAGGCGGCGGGCATCCCGGTGGTCCCGGTGACGGAGACCCTGCCCAGCGGCGAGAACTACCTCACCTGGATGACCGGTAACGTCGACGCGCTCGCGAACGCGCTGGGCAAGTGA